Sequence from the Clupea harengus chromosome 20, Ch_v2.0.2, whole genome shotgun sequence genome:
cgctcgctACCTGCCTCGTGAAATCGAGTTTGGCAGACTGTTGAACTACGTCACATagtaaaacacgtagcgggaacagtagCTACACCGCCCtaactacactttcatgctccgggaAAGTTTTATCAaaattgtcccgctgcaataataccccgacgtcaatcaaaatctattctctataaaggaaagcattgccacagatcagggtaaaaaaaaaaaaaaatctcccgttcatcgcctCCATTGCCCCACCTGTCACttctctgcgccccacacttGGAGAAACGCTGGCTTAAGTGTTGATTTGTGGTGCATCCGAAACAACATCTTCTGACTGATGGCTTCGGTTAAAACACAAGCTTTTGTGTTTTACTTCAACGTCATCGCGAAAAATATCTGTTTTCATTCAGTGAAATCGGATCGGTCGCCTATGCTCTCAGACTGTCAACATACAGTGTCATCTGAAATAATATAAAACAACTCACCGAATGAGAGAGTGGGGCCGAATAGGGTGCTTGGGCGACTGCGCTGTTATGTAACAATGGCCACAGTGATGGAACACTCGGAAAGGTCGTCATTTTCCGCTCTTATTAACAAATAGAAGAGCTTCCAGATTCCAAGTAGCGGGACGAGTCTGTCTGCAGAGCCGCGTTATTAAGCCAGCAGTGACATGCTGGAATAGCATTGCAAGTGCAATGCAACACAATTTCAGTTGGGCTATTTTTCCTACCCTTTTACAACTATTACAAACCAGAAGGACATAATTAGATTGACTACCTTTCAAACTAGAGGTGGCGTTATGGTATATAAACtcgtaaaaaaaaagttggaaatttgtgtttggtcgattatttctctgttgttacaatgctaattgGCATTATATTTTATATCGTTGCCTGTTTATTTAATAATAAACAGACACCCTTTTTAATTTAAAACAGGCAATTGGCTGGAattggctctttggcgttgcggtcagggTGCATGTTTGACACCCTGTAGACCCATCACATTATCTAGATTTATAAGTAACACTGTAGAGAAATCAAGATTAAATATTATTACACATTTAAGTGTCATTTTTAAACTAAAATCCAGAGTTAAATTAACTCTGTACAGTGCCATCATATTACTCTGTGACtaactattactattactcAGTGTGACTAACCTATAGTGTTAAATATTTTTACACATTTCATTGTTCATTTTAACACAAAAAAATTTGAAAATCTGACACTGGCCATACATTGTCCACTATTAGTTAGGCGCTCAAATGGCCTTAGTTATCTGAccacaaacaaatgcaacattcgctgattagcctacctcttgttaccagcagaacacacaacactccAAAATGGCATTGGATTGAAGAAATCAGGCCTATGATGTGCATTGCGCATGAATGCTTTGTccgtgcttgacaagatctgcgtaatgtcctgcgacaatctgccggtgatttccttcgcacgaATGGCACcctatattcaaaaccagaatgggctaagttaacaaatattgcctaggaaaaatTAAATGGGTGATAGCCTGGTGAGCGTCTCCcctccgctgcgcaaactaaatgctgagtgtgttttgtgccacttaaaatatttctaaattatgccagggggTGCAatgcccctgcccccccccccccccccccaaacaccgtgcatgcataggcctacattttgGTATATCATTAAACAGTCATTAAACTCGTGAGCCTGCACTTCCAGCATCCCTGTATAGGCCTATGTGTAAAACATGGAAATTCCTCCCACGGACTGCTGCAAACACGCCAGTGAGCTGGCCTCTTGCATTCTTCACCTTGCACACGCACTTTTTGCCACCCGACCACAAACATGATTCCGGCACCACTGGTCGGAACAATGGCCTTTCGGAACAGAGGGTTTAATTTTGTCGGAGAAAATAtatttcggaatattgagatttcggaatatcgggctttcggaactcTGGCCCTGGGCATTGGGtggatacgcacacacacggcggAACCCTATACACCATGGCATATCGGGATGATTTGGGTTGTGCTTCCGGCTCTGCCCAAAATAGTTACAAAAACACAGCTCCTCTGGGACACACGATTGTTCTAAGACTTCCAGTACGAGGACAGTCACaccatgcctgcacacacacacacaaatgtgttttatGAACAGTCCTGGATCTCGATTTCTTACTAAAATAATGATACTGATGACTTGCCCTGAATCTATTAACCTGTCATTCCGATCATGCATGGAAGTCCTCAAAAATAATGTGATATCGTTGatcaaaaacatgtttttaagCAGCAGATCTACTTTACActattttgcattttgtgtgagcacgagagagagtTACCAGCGCACCAGTCACAGAGCTTGTCATCGTTGGCATCTGGTGTAGCTAGTTATCTACTTCACTGAGGAAAGACTCAAAAGCGAAGGATATAGAAACCTTTTTTTCCCAAAAGACTCAAAGAAAAAGGACGAAGGCGTCGAGGCGCAGGCGCGgctagaggaggtggaggaggaggttgcTGACCATTTGGGCAAAAGCAAAGTTTAAAAAACGGGAATGAAATAATGAGAACCATTTAGAGTCCACTTTAATACCCCCCAGTTCAAGCCCACGTTAACTTCAGACAGACGACGGGTCCTGTCCGAAGCTGCGTGAAAATTGTGCATTTGGATGCCAgaatttaaaatacatttccGGGGGAGAATGCCCCCAAAGATTTAAAAATCCATTCGTCACACATAACTGTTTTGATAACGTACTGATTTGTCACAGAACTGTTTGAAGAACCTTTGCTATGTAGTTATTGCGGAGATTGTAGTTCCTTCTACAGCTAAATACCATATGGCGATAGCCAATGCCGATCGCTCTTGGCAGAACAAGggtatttaaaacaaaaatgctcCTCTGAAGATGGCAAGATAATTTCTAATAGGTGACATGGCTCAAAGGATCAGCCAATCAACGGCTCTCTTCCTACAGTTGGCCAATCCGcattgagcatgtgtgtgcgtctgaagGCCTGTGGACGCACGCAGGAACTGAAGTATAGTGGAAGCAATGAATTCCCTGGAACAGGCTGAAGGTAAATTTGTTTACGTAAAGGGGATGTGTATGATATGTAATATTCCTAGATTTTGATTATTCGTTATTGTACCCCTTGTCCGCTTTATAATGAAGGGAGTTCTTGTAACAGTATTCAGCTACTTAGATAGTTAACACTGCAGCCAAGCGAGCTTTGGTCAGTAGCACCTTTGGCTAGCACATGCCCGGTGTTGGGGAAGCTAATTTGGCGTTCTTCGACAGACTCTCACTCTGTTCATTTCAAACTAATAGAGGCTAGTGTTGACATGTCTACATTCATCCCAGAGTGACGGTCAGCAGTGAACAGTATCACACCTGACCTTCCCCGAGTGTTTTTGCTGTAACAACTACCGTTAGCTCCCTGGGCTAGCTAAAGAGCTAATGTCACAATAGCTTCTACGGACTTTGGCATAACGCATAACGAACATTGTGAGGTCTGTAgtaactctctgtctgtctgtttctgcgTTTGCCGGTAGACCTGAAGGCTTTTGAGAGGAGGCTTACGGAGTATGTTTCCTGCTTGCAGCCCGCCACTGGCCGCTGGCGAAGTAAGTACAGCTGGGTTGGTGGTACAGAAAGTACACATGCGAACTGTCCTACCGTTAGCAGTTTTaaatgcattatttatttaagtgtTTAATCATTACAAGCAGTCACATAATTTAGCAGCCGCAGTGTTTCATCCCTCTCTGAGTTAcagatattatatataaattaatgcgtgtgtgagtgtttgttggTTGGTGGTTGTGGTCACTGCTGTTAGTTCTTAGTTAGCAGTGTTGTTGTAGTACCGGTATGTTAGTAGTATTGTAAGTAAATTGTGTGTATGATGGTaaatgctgtagtgtgtgtgtgtgatggtaaatgctgtaatgtgtgtgtgtgtgatggtaaatgttgtaatgtgtgtgtgtgatggttaatGTTgtaagtaatgtgtgtgtgtgtgatggtaaatGTTgtaagtaaagtgtgtgtgtgtgtgatggtaaatGTTGTAATGCGTGTGTACCAGTGGTTTAGATGGCTATCtataatatatatctataaTCTATATCTGTATCTCGCTCTCTGCAGTGATTCTGATCgtggtgtctgtctgcacagCCACGGGGGCGTGGAACTGGCTCAtcgacccagacacacagaaggtgcgtctgtgtgtgtgaccctgtgtgtgtgtatgtgtaaccccgtatgtgtgtgtaaccctgtgtgtgtgtgtgtgcggtataTTCCACAGACACAACCTGTCACTAGTTCTGGAGACTAACTCAGAGGCTACCGAGCTGTTACGGGGCTTAGCAACATGTTAGACCGAAGTAGTTCAGGGACTGAGAACCAGGCTGCTGTACGAATGGAGTATAACCATTcaatccagtgcagaggctggacgGCAATTCGCAGCGgaataatacaatataacagttctgctgcagcGTGTCAAGCTCAGGTGATTAGCTAGGTCCTCAAGACTTACTTATTGCCTTTCTAATCCTAGCCTGTCGTTGCGGAAACACTGTTACCGAGTAATACTTCTCTAAGTAAGGATTTCTTGAGAGGCCACAGTGGGTCAGAGTTTCACAATGTATTTGTCAGGTACAAGTTACTAATACAGTTACATATTCACGATTCTAGACGATTTTAAAGTAAATAATCTAAAGTTACAAATATAAAGGAAACATatgaaacatccaaacattcGTCTCGGAGGATGATGGCTACACACAGAGTGTGAGTCTCTGGCTAAAAAGTCCTTTGACTATCTTCCCCTTAAATACCTGTTTCATTTAGTCCTACATCTGGTATAATAATTAGCCACATGGACAGTGTTTCTTTCTTGATAAGGATCACACATTAGAACAGACAAATAGAGACTAATCTATGCAGCCgcaggactgagaccactctaccactcagactgagaccattcaaataagcccaaacatgacaaagaaatcatcttccaATGGAATTTTTCACTCGGCACTCTTCAGATTCATATCCCTGCCCCAgggacaaatgcaaatcaattcataactgttataaaatgcagttttctggatgtttttgttgatattctgtctctcactgttaaaatagacctaccattacaattatagatcacacatttctttgcaagtggccaaacttccgaaatcggcagggggtcaaatacttattttccccactgtatgtttgtgtgtgtgtaatggtaaccctgtgtgtgtaaccctgtgtttgtgtgtgtgtgtgtgtgtgtaaccctgtgtgtgtgtgtgtgtgtgtttcccctgcaggtctccttcttctcctcgcTGTGGAATCACCCTTTCTTCACCCTCAGCTGCATCACACTCATCGGGCTCTTCTTCGCTGGGATACACAAGCGTGTCGTCGCACCCTCAATgtatccttcacacacacacacacacacacacacacacacacacacacacacacacacacacacgtggggcTGAAaacccctgtctgtctgtctgtctgcgtgagtgtgtgtgtgcgtgcgtgtggtcaTATCTTCTCTCTCTACAGAGGGTGTTTCTTCTTAACGCTTCTTTCAGAATTGCAGCTCGCTGCCGGACAGTGCTAGCTGAATACAACATGTCCTGTGATGATGTAAGCAgccttttttaatctttttcacagagagtgcgtgtttgtgtgtgcgtgcatgtgcgtgcgtgcgtgcgtgtgtacatgaATGCGGCTGTATTTGTACTGATGAGCTCCTCCACTGGACTGTGGGTTAACAGCGTGTCCTCTCTGTCCAGACGGGGAAACTCATCCTGAAGCCGCGGCCGCACATccaatagcagcagcagcaggaggaagaggatccCACCAATCAGCAGCGCACTTAGACAGATGGGCGGGATCAccggaggacagaaagagatgaagcccCGCCTCTGGGCGGTGCTAAGGAGCCATGTATGAACTGTTTGCACACAGGAAACATCTCCATGGAAACGAGTTGCACTGTTGTCTGTGTAAAAGTCCCTAGTGGAAGAGCTGctggtcctttctgtgtgtgtgtgtgtgtgtgtgtgtgtgtgtgtgtgtgtgtgtgagagagtgtgagagagtgtgttttctgATGAATGAGGTGTTTTCTGCCTATTTTTAAAGCAGCTTTAAGACTCCTATAATAAACACTGATGTTTGGAGACACGTCTGTCCTCAGCAGCTGATTTACTGCATGCCTAGGCACAGCCTGaactatggggggggggggggggggggggggggtgagatcATTCAGCTGTCAGGATGGACGTGGaaatacgcgcacacacacacccctccctcctgaagtttgtggtgtgtgtagcgTTGAgcatgagaagtgtgtgtgtgtgtgtgaggttatgaTCTTCCACTGATCACTCAGCtgttagggagagagtggaaacacacacacacacacacacacacacacacacgtgcgttaGGGTTAGTTGTCAGTGATGACCCTGCTTGTTCTTcagagcagtgtgtttgtgtgggtgtgtttcagAGCAGGTGGTGTGTCTCTACTCAGTATTTGGCTTTTGCTAAAAAATGACTTCATTACACAAAACACTCCAAATGGGATCGATACCCAATTCCTAGCCTGATGCGATTACAACAGTTTTGGAGCCATTGCATGTTGTGTGAATGGAGTGCACCTGTCTCTGTGACTGAGCAGACgtcaagggtcaaaggtcagagtgCTCCTGTCTCTGTGACTGGTCAGACGGAAGCGATCCAGTCTACAGAAACCCAGGAGAAAAACGGACTAAATGGAATGTGAACGTGTGTTTTATTTCAAACGATGCAAACCGTTACAGAGTGTAGCTGATTTGATTGTTCTTGAGTTTGAGGTTGTTGACTGTGGGCATTCCAAACTTCTCCCTCAGGACGTCCTGGACCTCGGCGTCCGTGATGTCACGCATCTCCATCAGGTCAAACTCTTCCTGGTAGCCAAACGTGACCTCACTGTAcacccagccaatcagagctctgAATCCGGTGGGTGTCTGCAGGGAGCAGATTGATTTGTTGGTGAAGAGGGACTCGGGGGCGGTCTGGTAGTAGTGGGAGGCGGCGTGGAAGTCCTCCGGCTGTCGGGGCTCCAGGCTGAAGCAGTAGAGGTCTTTGGTCCCGCGGCGGTCCACCAGGCTGGACTTGGCGAAGGCCTCGTTGGGGATCAGCGGCGGACGCGCGGTTTTCTCCAGGACCCACGTGCCGCCATCTTCCTTCAGGCGGAACGTTCCGGGCGGCTGGGGCTGCTCCTTCCCCGACACCAGCTCCAGGGGCTCCCAGATCTGAGAGGACACCCCGAAGCTGACGTCGGCGATGTAGGAGCCCCCGGCCACCTCCACCCTGTTGATGAGGTGGCCCTCCCGCTCACTGAAGCCGGGGAGATGGGGGTTGTGAACGCGGGCACccaggatggtgtgtgtgtatcccatcTGCCCCAGCGCCCAGGAGAAGAGCAGGTTGTTCTCGCAGCACCATCCCCCGCGGCGCTGCCGCACCAGCTTGTCGAAGACCAGCGGCAGCTCCATGCTGGCCTGCTGGCCGCTGTGCATGCTCAGGTTCTCAAAGGGGATGCTCATCACGTGTAGCCGGTGCACCAGCAGCAGAGTCGGCAGGTCTGGCCTCTCAAACGGACCACTGAAGCCGATCCTCTGGAAGTACTCCTGCAAGTCCATTATATACTGTACCtgcacaggtgacacacacagcacagacacatcaacatacacacacaccaacatgtagAAATTCCTGCGGGTGAGTTATACACCTACAAAGAACACgaaacaaaaacactgaaagATTAAAATATTTtcctattgtttttttttttctacgaGTCTGTCAGACTGCTTCTATGCTGACAACGTTACAATACTGTCCGGCTCGGTTCGGTAGGCGGACAGCTCTGCCTCGGGTATTCATTATCATGGAGGTGGAAATCTAACATTAGTCCCGGTTCATCAAGCCTATACAAAGTATCCACGTCGAAACAAGTTCATAAAGCAAAGGCTCTCGTTATAACTACCAAGAGTCACATCATGTTCATTCGTCAACCACAATACCTGTTTACGGTTTTAAACTTTTGGAGCCTGCTACGTCCCGCACATTTCgtttttagattagattcattCTTGTAAGTACCAGGCTAGTTACTtagtttcactttgaaatatatttattttttgtcaaaACTGCCGACGACAAACTTCAGGCTTATTTTAGAATCTATTACAGAAGAAATGTTGGAATtggctttttttggtatttTTAAAGGCAAGTAATTTTCCTTGAAAACAAAGTAAGTTCGTAACCGAGGTTAGTAGACCGTGTCTATTTTTATCTTAAAAGAATATGCAACGTTGGCAGCTCTGGTGCGTCCCAGCTGAAATTCTTTGGACAGCCTCCCCGGAAGGAAATGATCGAAGCACAGTGAATTTAGCGGCATCGAACTGAACGATCAGCTTCTAAAACTGCAACAATACATAGCCTACCTCACCATTAACCATATAAAACCAATTCATTTCTAAATTAACTCAATATGCTCTCCATACGAATGGGGAGAGATGAGAGCCTTAAatctacccacacacatacaacattcaAGGTACATTCTCAACAATATTAACTGAGGATCCTGTCACAAAACTGTGAAGCGGTGCTGTACTTACGTATACATGGACggacacaacttcaacaaagtgcaacgttcaattgtgtgaaaatatgcccgaagttaactgccaCTCCATCTTAATATGCCGTGAAACGATATCAAAACACTGTACCGTGcggagtggagtcacatgaccaacgcaattaccaaatatagTCATTTACCGGAACATGCTCCGTCTGGGCAACTTAACAAATAACTACtatatggcctttttaacagtcCGGCAAGGCAAAATGTCTggccgattttggaatccctgccggatgcatttttttaggtctcgaaaagaggactgttggggggggacaactttatgtgAGGGGGGGTCCctcccgggatctccgcctatgtgtgtgtgtgtgtgtgtgtgtgtgtatgagccctGTACGTGCTGATGAGCTGCTGCATTTGTGGGCCAGTGCGCCATCAAAACAAAATGCACACTGTGTTTTTTCGAGCCGTGTATCACTGGCCCCCTGCCAATGCCAGTCAGGGTTTCTGCACAGTACACCGGTGTCCCAACACAACATCGTAAAAAGAGAGGATCAAGTCACACAGAAAATATAgacaaacactcaacacacacatgcaaacaagctGTGCTGCTATGAATGAGAAACACTATCTGACAGacatatagtatgtgtgtgtgtatgtatgtgtaaatgttaaGTAAATAGAGGAAAAACTCACCGTTCTGCTGCTAAACCTGGGTGTGTGATCTAGGATCAAAGTGCAACTCAATAGGCTGGATCATATGTGTCTATGGGCTGGATCCTATCAGTAGCATAGCaaagtcttgtgtgtgtgtgtgtgtgtgtgtgtgtgtgtgtgtgtgtggttgtggttgaaCTTGAACCTATCATGAGAGAGAAGAATATAAGGCAAAACCAGGCCCTTCACATATATGTGACCACAGGGCCATACTGCATACTCACCACTACAGGGAGGCAAAACCAAGCCGTTCAAATAGACTAGCCATAGGCCAGTGATACATGGCTCGAAAAAACACAGTGACCAAAGGGCCATACTGCATTCTCACCACTAGAGGGAGGCAAAGCAACACTAGGGGATCCTGAGGAGACCTTTTTCTCTTCAAgtgtcctcactctctctctctctcgcactctctctctctctctctccatccctctctgtctctctccctctccatctctctctgttgaaGCCTCCAtgtgaaaggtcaaaggtcatagcTGTGTTTGCCTCAGGAAATCCTGTCTAGTTCATTTAAATTTTCTAGCCTCTAGTCAAGACTGATGATTcatattattacatttattgtattacattttattgcATTTAAATTATTACATTGATCCTCTCGTCAACACTGATGGTTCATTTTATTACAGTTTTGTGTGTTCAACGATATTTCCTGTACTTTTTTTGTTCACTTttttaaaagacaaagacaaaatactttgatgtgtgtgtgtgagcgtgcatgtgtgtttagcaGGTTtgtgtatagctgt
This genomic interval carries:
- the LOC105901338 gene encoding arylamine N-acetyltransferase, pineal gland isozyme NAT-3-like, which gives rise to MDLQEYFQRIGFSGPFERPDLPTLLLVHRLHVMSIPFENLSMHSGQQASMELPLVFDKLVRQRRGGWCCENNLLFSWALGQMGYTHTILGARVHNPHLPGFSEREGHLINRVEVAGGSYIADVSFGVSSQIWEPLELVSGKEQPQPPGTFRLKEDGGTWVLEKTARPPLIPNEAFAKSSLVDRRGTKDLYCFSLEPRQPEDFHAASHYYQTAPESLFTNKSICSLQTPTGFRALIGWVYSEVTFGYQEEFDLMEMRDITDAEVQDVLREKFGMPTVNNLKLKNNQISYTL
- the cnep1r1 gene encoding nuclear envelope phosphatase-regulatory subunit 1 — translated: MNSLEQAEDLKAFERRLTEYVSCLQPATGRWRMILIVVSVCTATGAWNWLIDPDTQKVSFFSSLWNHPFFTLSCITLIGLFFAGIHKRVVAPSIIAARCRTVLAEYNMSCDDTGKLILKPRPHIQ